The following are encoded together in the Lathyrus oleraceus cultivar Zhongwan6 chromosome 3, CAAS_Psat_ZW6_1.0, whole genome shotgun sequence genome:
- the LOC127130494 gene encoding uncharacterized protein LOC127130494, giving the protein MESGKRKTFQIKAKEPCVKGFIAFRDGLTNIRRDAFTLKYGKILHLLSIPVQKDDITALAQFYDPPLRSFLFRDFQLAPTLEEFGRILDSPKQKKGPYKGLGQIPKPEELAEVLGIPIEDLTPNIKIWGKVQGIPQEYLEKIAQSFAKAQKWEAHDTIMALLIFGLVLFPNMEKLIDAAAISVFWAVKVKNEDLVPALLANVYHTLHLRFEKKGGLMLCCIPLLYQWFISHVFKEVDTIERMDGYELSQKLVGLTENTIIWYPHGLNVEDTITSCGEFPNVPLIGSKGCINYNPILAVRQLGYPITYKPDDQLLEGFVFHDMNDLVMLRRVIRAWEKVRFRGQDKGKGVIGYREPYYQWVTRRSQEIKLSFILDPPTQPPPPEPIPVPMEEVEALRATIARLGRENEELQTSFQQVSNEKNEIKWELERKKAQLEATEEKVDKEERKRKKVKVGMEQGDHCLETIKEQLRLVEKECQKNKRWWLRDTEEKKEVREILEAKIHDLTISLHNAKTQAEHEHRLKEKALEASRVTPTT; this is encoded by the coding sequence ATGGAGTCAGGAAAGAGAAAAACATTCCAAATCAAAGCCAAGGAACCGTGTGTGAAGGGGTTCATTGCATTCAGAGATGGGTTGACTAATATCCGTCGAGACGCATTCACACTCAAATATGGGAAGATTCTACACTTGTTGTCTATACCAGTACAGAAGGATGATATTACCGCACtagcccagttttatgatccacCACTCAGAAGTTTCCTCTTTAGAGATTTCCAGTTGGCCCCGACTTTAGAAGAATTCGGAAGAATATTGGACTCTCCTAAGCAGAAGAAGGGACCATACAAGGGGTTAGGTCAAATCCCTAAACCCGAAGAGTTGGCAGAAGTATTAGGCATCCCAATCGAAGATCTAACCCCTAACATCAAAATTTGGGGGAAGGTACAAGGAATTCCACAAGAGTACCTGGAGAAAATTGCTCAAAGCTTTGCTAAAGCCCAGAAGTGGGAAGCCCATGATACTATTATGGCTTTACTTATTTTtggattggtgttatttcctaataTGGAGAAGTTAATTGATGCAGCAGCTATTAGCGTGTTTTGGGCCGTCAAGGTTAAGAATGAAGATCTAGTGCCCGCACTCCTAGCAAATGTTTATCACACCTTGCACTTACGCTTTGAGAAGAAGGGAGGATTGATGTTATGTTGCATACCACTCCTTTACCAATGGTTTATCTCTCATGTGTTCAAAGAGGTTGATACAATTGAAAGGATGGATGGATATGAGTTGTCTCAAAAGCTAGTAGGACTCACTGAAAATACCATTATTTGGTATCCTCATGGTTTGAATGTGGAAGATACAATTACTAGTTGTGGAGAATTTCCTAATGTACCATTAATAGGGTCAAAAGGGTgcattaactacaaccctattttagcagTGAGGCAGTTGGGTTATCCTATCACATACAAGCCGGATGACCAGTTGTTAGAAGGTTTTGTGTTCCATGATATGAATGATCTCGTTATGTTGAGAAGGGTTATCCGAGCCTGGGAAAAAGTTCGCTTCAGAGGACAAGACAAAGGAAAGGGTGTCATAGGGTATAGAGAACCATATTATCAATGGGTCACCAGAAGAAGTCAAGAGATCAAGCTGTCATTCATCCTCGATCCTCCAACTCAACCTCCACCACCAGAACCCATCCCTGTCCCCATGGAAGAAGTGGAAGCGTTGAGAGCTACTATAGCAAGACTTGGACGAGAAAATGAAGAGCTACAGACCAGCTTccagcaagtttcaaatgaaaaaaatgaaataaagtggGAACTAGAGAGGAAGAAGGCTCAGCTCGAAGCGACTGAGGAAAAGGTCGACAAGGAAGAACGCAAGAGAAAGAAAGTGAAAGTAGGCATGGAACAAGGTGACCACTGCCTAGAAACCATTAAAGAGCAGTTGAGACTAGTTGAGAAAGAGTGTCAAAAGAATAAGCGATGGTGGCTACGAGATACAGAAGAGAAAAAAGAAGTTAGAGAGATATTGGAGGCTAAGATACACGATCTCACTATCTCCCTCCACAATGCTAAGACCCAAGCCGAGCACGAGCACCGACTTAAGGAAAAAGCCCTTGAAGCTTCTCGAGTCACACCTACGACTTAG